Genomic DNA from Alphaproteobacteria bacterium:
TCATTGGAGTGTGCTTTTGTGTAACTAATCTAGCAGCAAGCTACTTTCTTCGATTTTATCCCCACTATTTTTCTTGAATAAATTCAAGAGGTCGGGGACGGATAGCTTTTTCCGCTTTTCGCCTGATATGTCCAAAACGATTTTTCCATGGTGTAACATAATAGTGCGGGTTCCCACATTTAGAGCATGGCTCATGCTGTGCGTTACCATGAGGGTGGTAAGCTGGCGCTCCTCTACAATCTTTTTCGTAAGCTCAATGACAAAGGATGCTGTTTTGGGATCAAGAGCTGCCGTGTGCTCATCGAGTGCAAGAATTTTCATAGGCCTCAAGATAGCCATTAGGAGGCTCAAAGTTTGGCGTTGTCCTCCTGAGAGGAGTCCAACAGGATCCTTAAGTCGTCTTTCTAGTCCTAAATGTAAATCTTTAAGATGATGAACGATTTTCTCTCGTGTGTGTGGAGATAAGGCGAGGGCAATCCCTCGATTTTCACCTCTACAGAGTGCAAGTGCCAAATTTTCTTCCACAGAAAGTTCTGGACAAGTTCCTTTCATAGGATCTTGGAAGACACGTGCAATAAATGGAGCTCGCTTATGAACGGGCCATTTTGTAATGACTTTATCATCGATTGACACCACACCGGATTGGGGCCGAACATCTCCAGTTAAAGTATTTAATAGTGTAGATTTTCCTGCACCGTTGCCACCAATAAG
This window encodes:
- a CDS encoding ABC transporter ATP-binding protein produces the protein MIQLKNIRVAFNQGTPLQVSVLNNISLNIRKGEFVTLIGGNGAGKSTLLNTLTGDVRPQSGVVSIDDKVITKWPVHKRAPFIARVFQDPMKGTCPELSVEENLALALCRGENRGIALALSPHTREKIVHHLKDLHLGLERRLKDPVGLLSGGQRQTLSLLMAILRPMKILALDEHTAALDPKTASFVIELTKKIVEERQLTTLMVTHSMSHALNVGTRTIMLHHGKIVLDISGEKRKKLSVPDLLNLFKKNSGDKIEESSLLLD